The Mobula hypostoma chromosome 5, sMobHyp1.1, whole genome shotgun sequence region GAATTAATTCAATCAGGTGGAGAAGAGAGGTTGGGGGGGGCGTTGGGGAGAGGAGGGTCTCCACACATGGCTGTTCTGATCTCAGGGTTTCCGCCCCACCATAGTGCAATACAGCACAAATACAGGCCACTTAGTCCAACTAGTCCGTGCTGACCACAATGTCCACCCAGTTTGCCGTGGTTGGCCCCTATCCCTCCCTCTACATATCTATCCCTCTATCCAAGTGCTCCCTGCTTGGAAAAGCTGCCCTTCACATCCATTTTAAATCTGTCCCTCTCACCTTACCACCACCACCCTGGGGAAGAGACTGTTACCATCCATGCCTcacaattttaaacacttctataaaGTCGCCCTTATCATCCAACTTTCTAAGGAGCCGAGACCCAGCTTGGCCAACTCAGACCAACTCATGGGTgctggcaatgtccttgtaaaacCACAAGATTACCGAAAACCTCAGATTAACACAGATAACCCCAGTACTCCCCTATAGTCTGCAATAAATATATTGTCCCCCCCACCAGAAAAAGGAGAATGCCGGTCATTGGGGGAGGGGGACGTGGGGAAATCAGGAGAAGGGGTCGAAGAATGGATCAACAGGGGGGACATTGTAGCTAGCGTCCAGGAAGATGCTGAGCGTCCCGATGGAGGTGAGACTGATGAAGACAAAGAGGAAGATGCGGTCAACGACCATCGCCACGTACTGCCAGTCCTTCTTCagctgggagggggagagaaaggggagtgATAAGCTGGGGAGCGGAGCAGGAAAAGACCAACCCTTGTGCATGCAGATCAGTCAGCCCATCACTTCCACAGTGCGCGGTGGAAATGCATCCCATCTACTGGCACTGGGCCCATAGCCATTCACCCAAACACCGTCCCTCTCTCCGGCAGTCTACTCAACCCTCTAAACTCACCCCTCATAACCCCAGATCTATGTCCTCTAGCTTTTATCAACCTCTGACATTAAGGAGATGTTTCCTGTAATCTaaccaatctatacccctcataattttatacaacaCCCATCCCTCGCCTCCGAATTTCCCCGACCTATGAGAAAAGACCCAGGATCTCCTCGTAActcagtcccaccatcccagggaATGTCCATAACAGAACTTAGGCCCtatggcctattgagtctgtcaCGCTATTCCACCATgtgtgatttattttccctctcaacaccattctcctgccttctccccgtaacctttgacacccttattaatcaagaacttatcagccgCGGCTTTAATTtattcagtgacttggcttccacagacaCACtgccctctggataaagaaattcctcctcatctctgttgtaaagggacgtCCTCCATTCCAAGGCTGAGGCCTCcggtctaatcaagaacctgtcagcctCTTATCCTGAGATTTAAAATCAttcccagtgacctggcctccacaacagtgtgtggcaatgaattccacagattcacaaccctcttgCTAAAGACATTCCTTCTCCAAAggtatgtccttctattctgagattgtgccctctggtcccagactctcccaccaatgcAACTATccactctacatccactctgtaggtttcaatgagcagcaatgaaggtcctccatctctgtctgtatagaaggattcttcattgctgttcccataacaattgtgtttgaccagtcagggtcatTAGCCATGcgttgaacccccgaacctggaggagtggtggaccactcttagtctggcctttaccctttgacctgcttggcatgggtgaccttaccaagagtcaaagcacaaggacCTGACTCCAGGCACGCAAACCTCCAcaccctatgacaaggttattGTCCTCTTGAAAGCTGAACTAATTACACTCGTACTTAAATGGTCAGCTAATTGCATCCCCCTACCTAAACAAAGTCCATATCCGTCCATGTTCATCTGCCTAAAAAACGTCCCAAACACCTCTAtcctatctacctccaccaccgcctttggcagcgcattccaggcatccaccactctctgtccatATGAAAAAAAGTGGtccacacatctcctttcaacttttCCTTTTTCATCATTAAGGAATGCCCTCTATCTGAGACATTTTGACCCTAGGAGGAAGATACTGGTTGCCAgctctatcatttcctttcatgattctatcaggtctcccctcaggctctgttgctccagagaaaagcacctgagtttgtccagcctcttctTGTAgatcatgccctctaatccaggcagcaccctactgaacctcttctgcaccctctccaaagcctcatctACACACAACCAGAAGTGAATGCAATACTTCAGacgtggcctgaccagagtttttataaagctgcaacacaacttcccaACATGCGAACAGTACTCCGACAAATGAGCCTTCAATTCAATGCCCCAACCAAAGTTCTTTGATCTCAGTGCTCCGACCaatgacctttgaactcaatacCCCAACCAATGACCCTTGAACTTCGTGCCCAAAGCGTACCGGAGTACTTTAGTTGGGTTAGTGCTTGGATCAGAGCATCCAAAGTGAGGTGGGCCGAGCTTAGTTGGTTATCATGGAGATTGCTCCtcgccccctccctccactcaccctcccccagcaGCACTACCACCACCTCACCTCATCATACTCCTCTTGGGCCTTCAGTTCGTTGGCGATGTACTTGATGGCGTCCACTGCCGCCTTGAGATCCGGAGGCAGGGCCATCTGCGGGGTCACCCCTTTCATGTACCAGTTCATCTCCGAGAAGAGCCGTTCTGGCTGCCGGGCCGTCCTGAGGGAAAAGGAGTCGGTGGGGAGAGGCAAAGGTCAAACAGGGGAGGGCATCACGTCTGCACAAAGCTCTGAAGGAACCTGGCAGATGTGGAGGGAAATGACCAGTAAACGTTGCGAGCCGAGACTGGAGTGActgtccaggtgaagggtctcaacctgaaacgttgactgcctaTTTCTCCTAccccagatactgcctgaccgcAGAGTTCCTCCACTCCAGAagttgtgtgttgctttaaaatgCAGCATCtgtagccccttctggctccaaGGCCACCGTCTCCCCTCGAAAGGGCATCGAGTGTCAATGGTGGATAACACTAgataacaaagattttgcttcctgaatacttttgggtgtatcatATGGATTTtggaaatcaccatgaaatttcactatcacacactttttttaaaaaccacctatttcaattcataattcaagtcagaataactgatgacaagattaaggaaggcatttttgttagtGCGGAAATCAAACAAAACATCAATGGCAGGGAATTTGAAGAAGTTCtggtgggaccggagaaaattccatggaaggtattcaagaatgttgttgaaatttttttggcaactacagaacaccaaactatgtgcagctggttgacaacatgcttcaaacacACAAAACCATAAGGTGCAATATTTCACTAAagcttcattttctgcattctcatttagacgtcttccctgcaaatcttggtgctgtcagtgaccagcatggtgaaaggtttcaccaggacattgcagtcacgGAGAAATGGAATCAGAGTAACTGGAATCcaccaatgctggctgattattgttggacacttaagcaagaagcctcagacactgagtacaaacaaaaatcaccaacaaaacatttttagcttagttgaaacTATTGCAAAGTTatccaattaaacacattatattcaataaaagttatttTAATGTTTCTCAAAATGCCTACCGGGATCCCCATCATCGTCAAGTGCATGATGTTCACCATCTCCATCGTCCTCAACCTGCACCACCGCTTGCCCAGCACCCACGCCATGCCCAGCTGGGTCCGACGGGTAACGGCCGTGGGCCAGGAGCAGGGAGATCCCCACTCACGCCCCCTTCACGCCCTCCCACTCATATCCTcctcacccactccctccccctcaaccccacttCCTCCCCGTCACTCCATCCCACTCACATCACTTCATTATTCCACTCAAAGCCCCCTGCCCACACTCTccttacccctccctcccccagtctATCAGAAACAAAAGATAAAGTAACCCTGAGGAGGCAACCTTCAAaacaatttgttgtccagtgttatcatcAGTGCCAAGAGAAGGTGAGTGAGATGGTGAGGATTTAAATTTTCTATAAtttttacttttttaaatttagagatgtgGTCCTCCTGGCTCACAATTAaactggaaggaaaccggagcacccagaggaaaccaccacggtcacagggagaacattcaaactccgtacaggcagcggtggggaGAAAACCTGGATCAATGGCACTTTGGTCAACGTAATGTGAATCACAACACAACTGTGAGCAGCAAACAACTTGTTATTTCAGGggacttcaaaattcaaagtaaatttatcatctaggtacacatacgtcaccatagacaaccctgagattcattttcttgtgggcatactcaataaatccataacagaataataaccataacagaatcagtgaaaaacttgggcattcaatcaaggtgcagaagacagcaagcactgcaaatacaaaaagaaagaaataataataataaataattgtgagaacatgaggtgaagaatccttgaaagtgaatccattggttgtggtaacgtttcaatgatgggccaagtgaagttgagagaagttatcccctcggATGGAATTTGACGCAGGAAAGtgctgcactttggaaggaccagccagggtaggtcctacacagtgaacggtagggcactgaggagtgtggtagaacaaaggaatctgggaatacgggtccatagttcattgaaagtggtgtcacagatagatagggtcgtaaagaaaagcttttggcacattggccttcataagtcaaagtattgagtacaagagttggggtgttgtgttgaagttgtataagatgtaggcctaatttagaatattgtgtgtagttttagtcacctacctacaggaaaactGTAAACAAGGtcgaaagaatacagagaaaatttgccaagatgaTGTTGGGTCAGGatgatctgagttataaggaaagattaaacaggttcagactttattccttagaatgtagaagattgaggggagatttgatagaggtgtacaaaattatgaggggtataggtagggtaaatacaagcaggtttttccattgaggttgtgtgggactacaaccagaagtcatgggttaagggtgaaaggtgaaaagtttaagaggaacatgaggggaaacttcttctctcagagggtggtgggagtgtggaacgagctgccagtgcaagtggtgcttgCGAGctcgattttaacatttaaagaagtttggataggtatgtggatgggaggggtctggagggttatggttgatgagactaggcagcttaaatgatTCTGCACTGGCTagatgagccaaaaggcctgattctgtgctgtgcttttctataattctatgactctggttcaagagcctgatggttgaggggtagtaactgttcttcagcctggtggtgtgagtcctgaggctcctgtaccttcttcctgatggcagcagtgagaagagagcatgacctgggtggtgggggaccctgatgatggatgctgctttcctacatgtgttccatgtagatgtgttcaatgataGGGAGAGCtttagccatgatggattgggatgaatccactgctttttgtagcattttccattcaaaggcattggtggttccataccaggccatgatgtagtCAGTCActgtactctccactacacatctataaaagttttggGAAGATacctccaactctgagccaggtgctcgatgcttccttgtcaatATCTACTCTGCTGtaatctctactgtaaagatgaagccacactcaggttagagcaacaacaccttatattccgtctgggtagcctccaacttgatggcatgaacattgacttctcaaacttcgactaatgccccacctccccccataccccatccgttatttatttttatacacacattctttctctctctctcctttttctccctctgtccctgtcactataccccttgcccatcctctgggcttccccccacccccccccgtctctctccccggacctcctatcccatgatcctctcgtatcccttttgtcaatcacctgtccagctctcggctccatccctccccatcctgtcttctcctatcattttggatctccccctccccctcccactttcaaatctcttactactagctcttcagttagtcctgacgaagggtctcggcctgaaatgtcgactgtacctcttcctagagatgctgcctggcctgctgcgttcaccagcaactttgatgtgtgtttctagtCTGCTCATGCCTTCCATGGAGGGTCCAGCTCTTCCATCGGTTGACggtttcttcaatagtgatactGTCTTCAGTTCTCTGCGTCGTGTTCTCGTTTAAGTTCAGTGTTGTGTACTCCTTGTCAGAAATGCACATGCTCACGTGGACTACTGAATCCtgctttcattgatgaaaatatatccttagaagttttatctgtcTGATGTGGAATTTTATTAttcttcttatttattttttttccctttctttttgcttttgcagtttgttgtcttctgtactctggttgaacaccctcaCAGGCCAGTCTTCCACTGATCCTGTTTTGCCTAATTTTCTATAGACTTATTGAGAATGCCCAAAGAAGATGAACctcagttgtatatggtgacagatatgcattttgataataaatttactttgtactttggtcgtttgtctgtcctgttgggtgcagtctttcattgattctatcctggttcttgtatctactgtgtatgcccacaagaaagtgaatctcagggcagatatggtgacgtgtatgtgctttgatagtcaatttactttgagcttttgaaccactcTGGTTAAGCGGGGGCATGGTGGGGAGCGGGGATGGGAGGGGGTGTGTGCAGGGTGCGAGGAGATCCCAGCCACCCGGGTACCTGTTGTTTTCTTTCGGGCAGACGAAATCGATGTTGGGTTTCCGGATGAAGTATTCATCGGCAGCCCTGCTGAGGATCAGCGGCTTCTCGCTGTCGGACGGCTCTGCCTTGGGCCTCTGGATCCACAGGTAGCGAGGCAGGGTCTGGATGAAAATCTGAAATGGAAGAGGAAAACATTGAGGGAAGTTGGGGCCGGATGTCTCCCAGAGCTGCGTTCGGATGTCTCCCAGAGCTGCGTTCACCTGGTGCCTCTGACCTAGGGGAGACATCAGGCCGAGGGACCAGACAGACGGTCAACAGCCAGGGTCCGCGAGGAGGTTGAGGGGCCAGGGGAGTTCCAGCTGGAGGTCTACGCCCACCCTTGGTGGCAACATCAGTCCAATGGGCAGTGGGGAGGGAAAGGCCAGAGGAACTGGGGCATCTCGGGAAACTGGGTACCCTGAGAGAGGAGggcaggagatggggtgagggaggaaaggTCAAGGAgtttgagggggagggaggggtgaaaagGGGGGGAGAAGGGAGTGGGTGTTTTAAGAGTAATGAGGAGATGCAAATGGGAtggagtgaaggggaggaggtggggttgaggggagggaggatgaggggGATATGAGTGGGAAGGGGTGAAGGGGGCATGAGCGGGAGGGGGCACCAccgggagggggtgaagggggcgcgagcgggagggggtgaagggggcaCCAccgggagggggtgaagggggcaCCACCGGGAGGGGGGTGAAGGGGGCGCGAgcgggagggggtgaagggggcaCCACCGGGAGGGGGGTGAAGGGGGCGCGAgcgggagggggtgaagggggcaccactgggagggggtgaagggggcgcgagcgggagggggtgaagggggcaccactgggagggggtgaagggggcaCCAccgggagggggtgaagggggcgCGAGCGGGAGGGAGTGAAGGGGGCACCACcaggagggggtgaagggggcacaagtgggagggggtgaagggggcacaagtgggagggggtgaggggggcgCGAGcaggagggggtgaagggggcaCACTGGGAGTGAAGGGGGCACCAccgggagggggtgaaggggtatgagtgggagggggtgaagggggcgcgagcgggagggggtgaagggggcaccactgggagggggtgaagggggtgcgagcgggagggggtgaagggggcaccactgggagggggtgaagggggcacaccgggagggggtgaagggggcaCCACCGGGAAGGGGTGAAGGGGGCACGAgcgggagggggtgaaggggcaCCAccgggagggggtgaagggggcgCGAGCGGGAGGGAGTGAAGGGGGCACCACCAGGAGGGTGTGAAGGGGGCgcaagtgggagggggtgaagggggcgCGAGCGGGAGGGAGTGAAGGGGGCACCACCAGGAGGGTGTGAAGGGGGCGCGAgcgggagggggtgaagggggcgCGAGCGGGAGGGGGTACcactgggagggggtgaagggggcgCGAGCGGGGATCTCCCTGCTCCTGCCCCGCAGCCATTACCTGTCGGACCCAGCTGGGCATGGCGTGCGTGCTGGGTGAGCGGTGGTGCAGGTTGAGGACGACCACACTGAGGATGACGGAGAAGGTGACAAGGATCATGGTGAACATCAGATACTTGACGATGATCGGGACCCCAAGAGAGGTCTCCGGGACCTTGTCAGCCAACAGCAGCAGGAAGACAGTGAGGGACAGCAACACCGAGATGGAGAGGGTCATCTTCTCACCTGGAGGGACCAGAGGGGGCGGTCAGTGTCCCGTCCAGGAAGAGTCCACAGGTACAATGGGGAGTTTTCAGGATGCGGTCTGGACAGAGATGACCATGTGGTGATTTGAAACTCAGAGTGAATCGTGGTGTAGCAACGTTGTGAAGTTGAAATCACTGAATTTAAAAATCCCCTTGAGTAAAGGCTGGTGATGCCCCGTCAACAGGACTCTCTGTCGGCCAGCATCTCCCAACCTGGACCAATGCttagcagcatctgtaggaagaggtgcagtcgacgtttcaggccgagacccttcgtcaggactaactgaaggaagagtgagtaagggatttgaaagttggagggggagggggagatgcaaaatgataggagaagacaggagggggagggatagagccgagagctggacaggtgataggcaaaaggggatacgagaggatcatgggacaggaggtccgggaagaaagacaaggggggggtgacccccCTCTCCTTGTCttttttcccggacctcctgtcccatgatcctctcatgacCCCcctctccttgtctttcttctcggacctcctgtcccatgatcctatcgtatcccttttgcctatcacctgtccagctctcggctctatccctccccctcctgtcttctcctatcattttgcatctccccctccccctgcaactttcaaatcccttactcactcttccttcagttagtcctgacgaagggtctcggcctgaaacgtcgactgcacctcttcctagagatgctgcctggcctgctgcgttcaccagcaacttttatgtgtggtgcttgaatttccagcatctgcagaattcctgttgtctggacCAATGCTGCCACCTGGTGGCTATGACCAGAATGCCAGGGCAGGCACCTTCAACAGGGTCTGCTCCCCAGACCGGAGGGGGATTAAACCGGGAAGAGGGTTTCAACTGATGAGATCAGGAGAGGTAACAGGATATCTTTTCTATCAATGCGTACCCCAGAGCCAtaaataggccatctggcccatcaagtctgtactGCCATTCGATCACGATTGatcaacgcatacaaaatgctggaggaaaggcagagactgagaggagatctgatagaggtttataagattatgagaagcgtagatagagtagacagcgaGTATCTGttatcccagggtagaaatgtctaataccagaggacatgcattgaaggtgagagggggtagttcaagggagatgtgaggggtaagttttttactcagagaggggtggatgcctggaacgtgctgcctggtatggtgggagaggcaaatacattacaggcttttaagagacgtttggataggcatgtggatgtgaggaagatggagggatatggacatggtgtaggtaggagggattaatgtttgggatttttttgatttactttttagctagtacaacacaacactgtgggatgaatggcctgttcctgtgctgtactgttaaaaaaactcagcaggtcaggcagcttctatgggcagaaatgaacagttaacgttttgagttgagacccttcaccaggactggaaaagatggGGGCAGAAGCCATATTGTTGActaaccccattctcccatcttctcctcttGACCCTCTTacaaatgaagaacctatcaacctttgcctcaaatacacccaatatCTTGGTCGCCACTGCTCTCCTTGCCAACaatttccacaggttcaccactctctggctgaataaattcctcctcatctccgttctacaagggcatctctctattctgagtctgtgtcctctggtcctagaacccgcccccccccccacaataggaaacatcctctccacatccactctatcgaggactttcaccattcttctaaacaccagtgagtacaggcccagagccagcaaatggCGCTCACATGTTAATCCTGTTGTCCCTGGGATCACTCCAtgtgatatgggaggaaactggagcacccagaaggaaACCCACAGGGGGATGTGCAGGTTCCACATACACACCCCAGAGTGGGGACTTTGTAGAGTCATTGTGAGACCTGgcaatgaaacaggccctttggcccatccaattTGTGCTGgagatggacacacacacacacacacacacacacacacacatacacacacacatacatacacacacacacacacacatacacatacacacacacatacacacacacacacacacacacacacacagatggggacacatgcacacacacacacacaaggatatggacacacacggagacggacacacacacaaacacaaggagACGGACACGGACCCTCACgcgcacacactcagacacaagCACATAGACAAAGAGACGGACGGACACACACGAACACATGCTCACTGGAGGTTGGGATCGAACCGGTGTCTCGGGAGCTGTGAGGCGAGCTCAGGGAGTGAGGGAGACAGCGAGGGGAAGGTGTTTACCTGCgtccggagggagggagggagacagcgaGGGGAAGGTGTTTACCTGCatccggagggagggagggagacagcgaGGGGAAGGTGTTTACCTGCgtccggagggagggagggagacagcgaGGGGAAGGTGTTTACCTGCAtccggggggagggagggagacagcgaGGGGAAGGTGTTTACCTGCgtccggagggagggagggagacagcgaGGGGAAGGTGTTTACCTGCGtccggggggagggagggagacagcgaGGGGAAGGTGTTTACCTGCgtccggagggagggagggagggagggagacagcgaGGGGAAGGTGTTTACCTGTgtccagagggagggagggagacagcgaAGGGAAGGTGTTTACCTGCGTCCGGAGGGAGGTAGAAGACGAGGATAGCCAGGATGCTGATGAGGATACAGGGTATGATGATGTTGACGATGTAGAAGAGGGGTTTACGCTGGATGATCAGGTAGAAGGTGATGTCCTCATAGCTGCTGTCGTGGCTGAGCGTGTTCCTGCGTGAGGGCTTGTGTCGGATCTGCCACTCGCCGTTCTCTGCCGGGGCCACGGACACACCAGGGAGAGGGTCAGGGGAGGAGAGACGGCAGCCTGGAAAACTACCCCCCACCCACCAGTGACCCGCACTACAATCAACCCCACTGCCGTCCCCTCCCTACCCTTCACCCAATCCACCTCGCTCGGCAATAACCTGCACTACaacctccctcaccctcacctcctgcctctcccccctcagtcaccagtaacccacactgcaccctcccctcccccttttgccCACCTCGCCCTCATCTcacaactcccctccctccccttcacccttcctcagtccctccctcacctcttcaacccctctcactctccccctcacctcttcaacccctctcactctccctccaatCACTTCCCTCCCACtcgtccctcttcctcccctcgcctccacattcaccctcccctccccggatccctcccccaccgacccacgggtggggtgggggggtgtgaccCACCGGTGAAGGCGTTCTTGTCGATGATCACCTCCTTGATCTCCCGCTCGCCCTTGTCATCCAGCGCGTGTTGCAGGCTGACCTCGGTCACGTCGTATGTGTACGACTTGAAGACCATGGTGCAGTTCTGCCAGTCGAAGGGGAAGTACTGAacctgcagagagagtggagagagggtggggtgggtgggggtgagaggtgacagggggaagggggagaggggagaggagagagggggagaggagagaggagagaggagagagggagagagtacaAGTCATTGCTCCCTGAATGTTGCTAACAAGTTGAAAGGCTGGTAAAGCAGGCATTGCTTGCCTTTAAGTCGAGGAATGGAGTTCAAGTGTAGGGATGTTAGCTTTATTAAAACTCTGGTTCAgccacatctgaagtattgcatacagttctgttcGTCCCTCTTTAGGGGGGACGTTGGGgcttcggagagggtgcagaagaggtttaccaggatgctgcctggtttagagggcatgtagtATCACGAGAGGtttgacaaacttgggttgttttctctggagggccGAAGGCTGAGAGGAcatttgacagaggtttacaagattatgagagacatagatagagtggacagagagtaccccccggggttgaaatgtctaataatagagggcatgcattgaaggcgaGGTTGAAACGGGGTGTGAGGGGTACGTTTTTCGTTGGACAGAGAATGGCGAgagcctggaatgcgctgcctggggtggCGGGGGAGACAAGTAGGGTGGTGTAGCGGTTATTGCAATGCTCTACAGTGCCAGAGatcgagttcaattcctgccgctgtctgtaaggagacc contains the following coding sequences:
- the LOC134346934 gene encoding acetylcholine receptor subunit beta-like isoform X2, whose protein sequence is MTTNVFMNMAWTDYRLRWNPSDFDGILILRIPSSKVWLPDIVLLNNNDGKFNVALYVNVLVQHTGTVSWLPPAIYRSSCSIRVQYFPFDWQNCTMVFKSYTYDVTEVSLQHALDDKGEREIKEVIIDKNAFTENGEWQIRHKPSRRNTLSHDSSYEDITFYLIIQRKPLFYIVNIIIPCILISILAILVFYLPPDAGEKMTLSISVLLSLTVFLLLLADKVPETSLGVPIIVKYLMFTMILVTFSVILSVVVLNLHHRSPSTHAMPSWVRQIFIQTLPRYLWIQRPKAEPSDSEKPLILSRAADEYFIRKPNIDFVCPKENNRTARQPERLFSEMNWYMKGVTPQMALPPDLKAAVDAIKYIANELKAQEEYDELKKDWQYVAMVVDRIFLFVFISLTSIGTLSIFLDASYNVPPVDPFFDPFS
- the LOC134346934 gene encoding acetylcholine receptor subunit beta-like isoform X1, giving the protein MEGVRLALGLQVLLLAGAGIGAEASEAEKRLLDLLFSRYNAKVRPARTADEKVTVRVGMTLSQLISVNEKDEEMTTNVFMNMAWTDYRLRWNPSDFDGILILRIPSSKVWLPDIVLLNNNDGKFNVALYVNVLVQHTGTVSWLPPAIYRSSCSIRVQYFPFDWQNCTMVFKSYTYDVTEVSLQHALDDKGEREIKEVIIDKNAFTENGEWQIRHKPSRRNTLSHDSSYEDITFYLIIQRKPLFYIVNIIIPCILISILAILVFYLPPDAGEKMTLSISVLLSLTVFLLLLADKVPETSLGVPIIVKYLMFTMILVTFSVILSVVVLNLHHRSPSTHAMPSWVRQIFIQTLPRYLWIQRPKAEPSDSEKPLILSRAADEYFIRKPNIDFVCPKENNRTARQPERLFSEMNWYMKGVTPQMALPPDLKAAVDAIKYIANELKAQEEYDELKKDWQYVAMVVDRIFLFVFISLTSIGTLSIFLDASYNVPPVDPFFDPFS